A single region of the Deltaproteobacteria bacterium genome encodes:
- a CDS encoding DUF2341 domain-containing protein, with protein MTDGWSRDGLALHDATAGARDGARGDGAAGDGAGTDGSPYGGTAWWDARHPYRKLLTVPAGAVTADLLDFPVLVSLAGDPDLRAQVTGPNDLRFVSVDGAVVYEHEVESWSASSGALVAWVKLPRLASATGARFYLYFGRAAAPAPPAGRSVWSAYRLVYHLADPMGGAVRNAASEIFDGTATGTVSVVGRVGSARRFTSLADGVSVAGASALVSGAPRFSLSFWLFPDYATDGAVSPAMEPRVFEQLGPWTAGRLIRFGSTPPGWFLLQVDLELVGGTEYAQVPVRRAGWTHVALVFDGNTVRTYSDGQLANTYAAAGKQVPVARDEHLTLGHTTFGRPSFIGSLDEFRLTLDARSSAWLSAERANASAPQTFVTVGALEQK; from the coding sequence GTGACCGACGGATGGAGCCGGGATGGCCTGGCACTGCATGACGCGACGGCCGGGGCGCGCGACGGGGCGCGCGGGGATGGGGCGGCGGGCGACGGAGCCGGGACCGACGGGAGCCCCTACGGCGGCACGGCCTGGTGGGACGCGAGACATCCGTACCGCAAACTCCTCACGGTGCCCGCCGGCGCGGTCACCGCGGACCTCCTCGACTTCCCCGTGCTCGTCTCGCTCGCCGGAGATCCGGACCTTCGCGCGCAGGTCACGGGGCCGAACGATCTGCGCTTCGTCTCCGTGGATGGCGCGGTGGTCTACGAGCACGAGGTCGAGTCCTGGTCGGCGTCGAGCGGGGCGCTCGTGGCCTGGGTCAAGCTCCCTCGACTGGCCTCTGCTACGGGTGCGCGTTTCTACCTCTACTTCGGTCGCGCCGCGGCGCCGGCCCCACCCGCGGGCCGCTCCGTCTGGTCAGCGTATCGGCTCGTCTATCACCTCGCCGACCCGATGGGAGGGGCGGTGCGGAACGCCGCGTCCGAGATCTTCGACGGGACGGCCACCGGGACCGTCAGCGTCGTGGGGCGCGTCGGGAGCGCGCGCCGCTTCACCAGTCTGGCCGACGGCGTGAGCGTCGCGGGGGCGAGCGCGCTGGTCTCGGGAGCTCCGCGCTTCAGCCTCTCCTTCTGGCTCTTTCCGGACTACGCAACAGACGGTGCCGTGAGCCCGGCCATGGAGCCGCGCGTGTTCGAGCAGCTCGGTCCGTGGACGGCGGGCCGGCTGATCCGGTTCGGCTCGACGCCGCCGGGGTGGTTCCTGCTGCAGGTCGACCTCGAGCTCGTGGGCGGGACCGAGTACGCGCAGGTGCCCGTGCGGCGGGCCGGCTGGACGCACGTGGCGCTCGTATTCGATGGAAACACCGTCCGGACCTATTCGGACGGACAGCTCGCGAACACCTACGCCGCGGCGGGTAAGCAGGTGCCGGTCGCTCGCGACGAGCACTTGACCCTCGGGCACACCACGTTCGGTCGGCCATCCTTCATCGGCAGCCTGGACGAGTTCCGTCTCACCCTCGACGCCCGCAGCAGCGCGTGGCTCTCGGCGGAACGCGCGAACGCGAGCGCGCCGCAGACTTTCGTCACGGTAGGAGCGCTCGAGCAAAAATAG